Part of the Coriobacteriaceae bacterium genome is shown below.
AAGCTCACGGGTGCCGAGGCAATGATTTCCAGTGCCGATACGGTAACGTATACGTTGAGCTTGCAGCAGCGCCAGGATGATGGCTCGTATGCTCAGGTCAGCGGTATCAAAAATTACATTACGGTGCTCGGTAGCGACAAGTTGGCTAACGGCTCTTTGAGCGCCGATGGCAAGAATTACGTATTTACTGATGGCAAGGGGACTGGCGGCGCGTTCGCCACGCGCGACGGCAACAGCCTTGCCTTTGAGCATGCTTTCCGCGTTAAGGTGAACACGGATGTTGAGGGCAAGCGCCAAACTTATGCCAACTACCGCTTGGTGCTTACGGCCAATATTATGACCGGCAACGTTGTCAACGACACACCGGTCAACGCTAGCAACCTTGATGGCTATTCGCACTCCGACTACGTGACGTACACGCTGGCGCGCATCAACACCAAGGGCATTCCCCATGAGACGAAAACCAACTAGCCACGCGAGGGGCGGCAACCACCCGGTTGCCGCCCTTTTTTCTTGTTCGCCTGGCCTGCTGCTGCCCCAGCTACCCACCAACTTTCCAACTTTCCACTCAGCTTTCCACCTAAGGTGGAAAGCTGGAAAGTAAGTGGAAAGTTGACATGTTAGATGCGGGCTGAAGAGGGGTTAATAATTACACAAAGCATACCAGCCAAACAAAAAGATACCAATCTGGTTGGTAAAACACCGTCAATGGGCCGCGAGCCAACTAGCTGCGTAAATAAAACCTAAAGAACTGTTGCAAATGAATGGCAAATGCCCAGATGCCACCGCTGCAATTTTCAATTAACTGTTACGCGCAAACAGCAAAATGCTACTATCTAACAAGCACGTAAGAAAGCAGATTAACGGTTAAGGCTAAGAAGTGGCAGGTATGTCGGAAGCAACTAGGACTCGCACGCATGCGCCCGAGGTTAGGCAGCGCGCCGTCGAGACCCTCCAAGAGGGGGTCGGTCATCGCGCCCTCGCCGCAAAGCTTGGCATTCCCCAGGCCACGGCTCGTCAGTGGGCCCGCGCATATGCCGTGGGCGGTGCCGACGCCGTGCTCAATGCAGGTGCTCGTCATCACACCTATTCGTTCGACGTAAAGCTCGCCGTGGTTAAGGACCGTTTGGAAAACGGTCTGACGGTTCGCGAGGCCATGATCAAGCACGGGATTCCCAGCGAGTCTTCGGTTAAGGCCTGGTGCCGCCAGTATCGCGAGAGCGGTGAATCTGCGCTGGTCGATAAGCCGCGCGGTCGCAAGCCGCGCGTTAAAAAGGCGGAATAGCAAACGGGATGGTGCGCCCACAGGGGCGCATTTTTCTTGCCGCCCCTCTACTCCAATGCGGACAGACTCCTTACCCCGTACGTCTAAAACTCCCCAGTTGGCCGAAAACCTGCCGCCGCTACTCCTCAACTGAGCTATAACGTTAAACAATTGCAGCGTTTTTGCATGGGGGAGTGATGGTATGACGCTACTGTATTTCCTTACCCTGTTTCCGCTGGTACCGGCGCTGGGCATGCTGCTCACGCGAGGTGACCGCGCCCGCGATGCAGTGGGGCTCATAGGCTCCGGCATCATTATGGTGGTGACAGTTGTAGTCGCCGTCATGTTTTTTGGAACGGGTCCGCAGAGCTTTGAGGTTGCCCCCGGCACCTCGCACGTGCTCTCCGTCATCAGCTCCGTCATCGACGTCATCCTGTGTGCCGTCATCCTGTACAACGCGTACAAATATAGGAACGCGCTCACCACGGTGCTCGGCATAGTCCAGCTGGTGGGCTCGCTCGTCTTTGCAGCCATGACGCTGCCCGCGGCCGAAGCCGTCACGGCGACGCCGCTCTACCTGGATTACATGAGCGTGATCATGGTCCTCGCCATTGGCATTGTCGGCAGCCTTATCTGCGTGTATGCCCTGGGCTACATGAAGGACTTCCAGGCCCACGACGAGCACGAGGCCGCGCTGCGCAGGCAAACCGCGCCCGACCGTCGCCCGCAGTTCTTGGCGCTCATGTTCCTGTTCCTCTCGGCCATGTTCGTCATCGTGATAAGCGACAACCTTGAGTGGCTGTTCTGCGGCTGGGAAATCACCACCGTGTGCTCGTTCCTTATGATTGGCTACACGCGCACGCCCGAGGCCATCAAGAACGCCTTTACCCAAATCATCCTCAACATGCTGGGCGGCATCGCGTTTTTGGTCGGACTCATGTACCTGCACGTTAACGGCATGCCGCTGACCATCTCGGGCATGATCGAGCTTTCCGGCACCGGAACCGCGCAGTCCGCGCTGCTGGTGATGCCGGTCATTCTGCTGTCGCTCGCCGCACTCACCAAGGCCGCACAGATGCCGTTCCACACTTGGCTGTTGGGTGCCATGGTTGCACCCACTCCCACGAGCGCCCTGCTGCACTCGTCAACCATGGTCAAAGCCGGCGTGTTTCTGATGGTCAAGCTGAGCCCACTCTATGCCATCTATCCCGTGACCGGCTTTATGGTCACGAGTGTGGGCGCCATCACGTTTTTGCTCGCTGCCCTCATGGCCATCTCGCAGAGCAATGCCAAACGCGTGCTCGCGTACTCCACCATTTCCAACTTGGGCCTCATCAACGCCTGCTTGGGTGTCGGCGCGCCCGAGGCCGTGTGGGCCGCCATCTTCCTGATCCTGTTCCACACGGTGGCAAAGTCGCTGCTGTTCCTGTGCGTGGGCACGGCCGAGCATCATATCGGCAGCCGCGATATCGAGGACATGGATGGCATGTTCAGCCGCATGCCGCACCTGACGCGCCTGATGATGCTGGGCATCATGGGCATGTTTGTGGCGCCGTTTGGCATGCTCGTGTCCAAGTGGGGCGCCCTGGTGGCATTTGCGCAGACCGGCAACGTGCTCATGATCATGGTGCTTGCCTTTGGCTCGGCCGCGACGTTTTACTTCTGGGGCAAGTGGCTTGCTAAGCTTTCGGGCGTCGATCCCACGGCTCAAAACGTTGAGGTCAATGTCCATAAGACCGAATGGATGGCGCTCAACACCATCGCCGCGCTGCTGATTCTGTGCTGCGTGGCGTTCCCGGTTATCTCGAGCGGTCTGGTGTCGCCCTACCTCGCCATGGTGTTTGGCCGCGTGCCGTACGTTATTGGCAAGGACGCCATGTATCTGATGGTGGTCATCGTGGCGTTTATCGCCGTGGTGCTGCTGACTTCATTCCGCGTGAGCAACAAACCGCACGTCAACGTATATCTTTCGGGTGTGGGAACCGACAATTACCGTCATTTCCGCGGCTCGATGGGACGCGAGGTGAAGGCCGAAAAGCGCAATTGGTACTCGGAGGACGCCCTTGGCGAGAAGCGTATTGGCCCCGCGGGTAGTGTTGTTTGCTGTGCCATCATCCTGTTTGCGCTGCTGTGCTGCGCGTGGATTGGGCCCGAGAGACTCGCCATGAGTGCGCCCTCGGTGCTGCGCGGCAAGTATTTTGAAGGCTCGGGCGTCGTGGGCATTTTTATTGGCACCGTGGCGTTTGCCTTGATTGCGCCGCTTGTGGGCGGCCTGATCGACGGCGTTGACCGCAAACTTTCGGCTCGCATGCAGGGCCGCGTGGGCCCGCGCTTGCTGCAGCCCTTCTACGACGTTGCCAAGCTGCTGCGCAAGGCTCCCGCCAGCGTAAACACCATGGACGATACTTATATGGCATGCGCGCTCATCTTTACCGTGGTGGGCGGCGGCATCTTTGTGTCGGGCTCCAACACGCTGTTATGCGCCTTTATGGTGACGCTTGCCGCGATCTTTGTGGTGCTGGCGTCCGCCTCGACGCAAAGCCCGTTTGCCCAGGTCGGTGCCGACCGCGAGCTGCTGCAGGTTATGAGTTACGAGCCCGCCGTTCTGCTGATGAGCGTGGGCCTGTACCTTGCCACCGACAGCTTTGATTCCATTGCCGTGACGGGGCAGTCGGCCCCCATCATCGTGTACAGCGCGCCCATTTTCCTTGCGCTGCTCGCGGTGCTCACCATCAAGCTGCGCAAGTCGCCGTTCGATCTTTCGTACTCGCATCACGCGCATCAGGAGATTGTCCAGGGCGTCGCCACCGAGATGAGCGGCGGCACGCTGGCCAAGATGACCCTTATGCACTGGTGCGAGACCGTGCTGTTTTTGATGTGGGTGGGCATGTTCTTTGTCTGGGACAACCCGGTGAGCTGGGTCGTAGCCCTGGTCGTGATGGCCGCGACGTATTTTGTCGAGGTGCTGATCGACAACACCTTCGCACGCAGTACCTGGCGTAGCTGCTTTAAGCTCGGCTGGGGCGTGGCACTGGTGTTTGGCCTGCTCAACCTTATGCCCATCCTCGTCGACGTGTTTATTTAGGAGGCGGCATCCATGGATCATAAAATGTCGCGCTCGCCGTGGGTTATTCATTACGACGGCTCGAGCTGCAACGGATGCGATATCGAGGTGCTGGCCTCGCTCACGCCGCTGTTCGATGCGGAGCGCTTTGGCGTGGTCAACACCGGCAATCCCAAGCATGCGGACATCTTTTTGGTGACGGGGTCGGTCAATGCCCAGAACCTGCCCGTCGTGCGCCAGATCTACAACCAGATGCTCGAGCCCAAGTGCGTGGTGGCGTGCGGCATCTGCGCGTGCTCGGGCGGCGTGTTTCGCGATGCCTACAACGTGATCGGCGGCGTGGACCGCGCGATTCCCGTGGACGTGTACGCGCCCGGGTGCGCCATTCGCCCCGAGACCGTGATCGATGCCATTGTGGAGGCGTGCGGCATCCTTGATCAGAAGGAGACCGTGATGCGTGCCGGCGGCGACCCGCTTACCGTAGGCGGCGCTGCTACCTGGGACGGTGGCGTTGAGCTGGGCGAGGACGGGTTTGTGGCTGCGGTGGCCGGGACTGATGGTGCCGGTGACGCGCCTGTCGGGAAGCCCGCCGCGCCCGCCGCTGCGAAGGAGGCCGAGTAATGCAAAAGGCAATCTATACCACCGTCGGGATCGACGAGCTCCTGGCGCATGTGCAGGCGCTCAAGGGCGCCGGCGCGCGCTTTGTACAGATGCATGCCGAGCGCTGTGTGGACGACGGATCGTATCGCCTGGTCTATACGTTTATCAACGTCCGCGCTGCGCAAGAGCAGATCGCGCGGGACGGAAACTATGCGATTGAGAACCTGGTGGTCGAGGGTATCGACCAGTACCAGGAGATTCCGTCCATCAGCTCGTATTACCCCGCGGTGTTCCCGTTTGAGAACGAGGCCCACGACCTGTTTGGTCTTGCCGTCACCGACATGCAGATTGACTTTAAGGGCTTTTTCTACCAGGTCTCGACGTCTGAACCCATGAGCGTTATCACGCCCGAGGTGAAGGCCGCGCGCGAGAAGGCCATGAAGGTCCGCGCCGCCGCCGAGGCCAAGGCGCGCAAGGCCGCTGCCGAGAAGGCCGCCGCTGCTGCGGGGGAGGGCGCTGGCGGTGCCGCGGGCGCTGCTGCCGCCCAGCCCGCTGCGGCTGCCGGCTCCGATGCTCAGCATGACGATGCCGCTGCGAAGGCCGCGCTCAAGGCCGCCGAGCTGGAGGCAAAGCTCGCCGCCATGGATCCCGAGAAAGCGGCCAAGGTCCGCGCGGCGCTTGCAGCCAAGGCCGCCCGCGACAAGCAGAAAAAGGAGGCGTAAGGTCCATGGCACATCGCTCCGTTATCCCGTTTGGCCCGCAGCACCCGGTGCTGCCCGAGCCGCTTCATCTGGACCTGGTGATCGAGGACGACCGCGTCATCGAGGCAATTCCGCAGATCGGCTTTGTGCACCGCGGACTCGAGAAGCTCACCGAAAAGCGTGACATGCACCAGTTTGGCTACATCGCCGAGCGCATCTGCGGCATTTGTGCCGTGGGTCACAGCTGCGGCTATGCCAGCGCCTGCGAACGCATGCTTGACATCGAGGTGCCCGGCCGCGTGCAGTATATCCGCACCATTCTGCATGAGCTTTCGCGCATTCACTCGCACCTGCTGTGGCTGGGCCTGCTCGCCGATGCCTTTGGCTTCGAGGCGCTGTTCTATCGTTCGTGGACCCTGCGCGAGCAGATTCTCAAGATCTTTGAGAGCACCTGCGGCGGGCGCGTGATCCTTTCGATTAACGAGATCGGCGGCCTTAAGCACGACATCGAGGACTCCGAGCTGGCGGGTATTGTCCAGACGCTCGATGCCATGCGCCCCGACTACGAGGCCCTGGTGCATACGTTTTTGGACGACGACAGCTGCGGCGAGCGCCTGCATGGCGTGGGCGTGATCAGCAAGAAGGACGCGCTGGATCTGTCGATGGTCGGCCCGTTCGGTCGCGCCTCGGGCGTGGATTACGACGTGCGCATGCTCGGCGACGGCGCCTATGCGGATCTGGCCGCGTTTGAGCCCGTCGTTGCTGCCGATGGCGATTGCTATGCCCGCTGCCAGGTGCGCTGTGCCGAGGTCACGCAGGCCATGGACATCATTAAGGAGCTTGTGGGCAAGATTCCGCACGACGGTATCGGCGGGCGTACCAAGCTCACGCCGGCCGACGGCGCGCGCGGCGAGGTTGTGATTGAGCAGCCGCGCGGCGAGGCGTATTACTATGTGCGCGGCAACGGCACCAAGAACCTGGACCGCTTCCGCGTGCGCACGCCGACGTCGCAGAACCTGGCGGGTCTGACGCATGCGCTGCAGGGCGTGCTCCTTGCCAACGTGCCCATGATTATCCTGACCATCGACCCCTGCATTAGCTGCACGGAAAGGTAGGCGCGGCATGAGTTTACTGACATTTGCCAAGACGGCCTTGGGTTCTATGGTCAAGCAGCCGGTAACGGTGTGCTATCCGCAGGAGAAGCTGACGGCGCCCGAGCGCTTGCGCGGGCATATCGTCAATGACATGGACGTGTGCATTTGCTGCGGCATGTGCGCGAGCCGTTGCCCGGCGGGCGCGCTCGCGGTCGATCGCAAGGGCGGTACCTGGTCGATTGACCCGTACGCCTGCGTGGTGTGCGGCGAGTGCATCGAAAGCTGCCCCAAACATTGCCTGAGCATGGACACCGCCCGCACTCCAGTTGCGGCGGACAAGACTCCCACGGTAGAAACTAAGTCGGAGTAGCGCTGGAATAGAGCTGGAATAGGGGCCGGTGGGGCAAAATTGCCCCACCGGCCCCGCGCGTGAACGCGCGGCTGGGCCGCCGCGAACAAAACTATGCCGGATTACGGGGCTGGATTGCGAACCTCCGACCATATCGAAAACCGCGAAATTAAAACTGCAGGTAGACGAACCGTCATTTTGCAGAAAACGCGGGTATGGATGAGGGCCCCGACTTTAGCCCCGTAATCCGGCATAGTTTTGAAATGCCACCATATCAGTACCAGCCCCTGATCTCCCGTGGACAGAGGGAAACGGATCATTTTGGTCCCGCGAGGCTTGCGGAGGCACTCGTGCAGGGCCGCCCGAACAAAACTATGTCGGTTTACTACGATGAATTCGACATTCCCGACCATGACTGCATTTTTCTAAATATTGCAAGCGCTCTACCTGCGGTTTTGCAAGCGCGCAATTTGCTGTGGTTGAAGGTTGGCGATTCATCGTAGTAATCCGGCATAGTTTTGAAATGGCGTTAAATCGGTAGCAGCGATTTTGCTATGCCGGGGGGCTCGGTCTTTGGGCAACTACCCTCGCAGGTAGGCGATGGCGATCTGCGTGCGGTTGCGCAGGCCCATTTTGGCAAGGATCGAGCTGATGTGGTTGCGCACTGTGCCTTCGCCCATATAAGCGGTGGCGGCAATCTCCTTGTTGTCGAGGCCGCGGGCGATGAGCTCGGCGACTTCGAACTCGCGGTCGGTCAGGCTGACAAAGGCCGCGGGCCGGCGGGTCGCGCCGGCCTCGACGTCCGCCCCATCAAAGTTGATATCCTCGATCGCCTTACCTTCGAGTACGCGTTTGCCATCCATGACCTGCGCTAACGCTGGCGGAATGGCGGCGACATCGGTTTTGATCAGGTAGCCGCGGGCACCCAGTTTGAGCGCCGACACAATGTACTCGTCATCCGGGAATGTCGTCAGAAACACCACGCGCGCCGCAGGGTCGCGCTCGAGGATCTCGCGTGCCGCCGATAGGCCGTCGCGTCCTGGCATCTGAATGTCGAGCAGCGCGATGTCGGGTGAGTACTCGGTGTAGAGCGCCACCGCATCGTTGCCGTTGGCGCCGGTACCCACCACCTCGATCTGCGGCTGGGCGCCCAGGATAATCTTGAGCGAATCGACCACCAAGCGGTCGTCGTCGACAACGATGAGCCTCATCGGTCCTCATCTCCTTGCTGTTTGGGAACGGTGGCAAACACGCGCCAGCCGCCGACGCCGGCGCGCGGACCGGCGGTGAAGGTGCCGCCAAGCGCCTCGATGCGCTCGCGCATGGAGGCGAGCCCCATGCCCTCCGCGGCGCCACGGCCGATTGCTTGGACCCCGCCCACGCCATCGTCGGTAACGATGAGCTGGTAAAACGACGGATGCTCCATGCACCGTACGGTGGCAGTATGGGCGCAAGCGTGGCGCATGGTGTTGGAGAGCGCCTCGCGCAGGACCGCCGCAAAGCAGTTCGCGACGTTTGCGGGCGCATGTTCGGTCATAACTTCAAGCTCAATCTGCGGGCCGCCGTCCGAGCGCGCGCCTTCAACAATGCGTTCGAGCTGCACGGAAAGGTCGACGGCGTTGTCGTTGAGCGCGTGGACGCTGGTGCGCACAAGCTGGAGCGCCTCGTCAACCGTGCGTTTGACGTCGGCGAAATCGACGGCGACGCCGGGCTCGTCGGCGTGGATCACGCGCAGGGCTTCGGCTTGTAGCGAGGCACGCGTGAGCTGGTGTCCGACGTTATCGTGGATTTCGCGCGCGATGCGGGCGCGTTCGGCGAGCGTCGCGAGCTCGACTTCGTAGTCCTGGCGGTCGGCAAGATCGCGGTTGCGCGCCTCCAGCGCCAGAGCTCGTTCTTGCAGCTCGTCGCGGATACGGCGCATGCGCTGCTGTTCGCGCTCCAACTGGGCGGTACGTAGCGATAACAAGGTGGCGGCAACCGAAAGGATGGTGGTCAGCAGGAGCGTTCGGGCGGTGAGCTCGTCGGCGCGAAGGTCCGCGACAAGCGCAAAGGTAAAGACGGAGCCAATGCTCAGTGCGATCCAGGCGTGCTCGCGGCGCACGCGTCGCGCGATGTCATAGAGGGCGAGAGGCGCAAACGGCACAAACGGCGGCACGAAGACAGCCGCGATGATGTAAGCGTAACTCGCGGCCTCGCTTACGCGGCGCGTGCGTTCCCCCTGTGCGACCTCGGCCAGCGAGGTGGCAATAATGCCAAGGCAAAACGCCGCGACCAGGCGAGCGTCCACAGCAAGACCCATGGCGGCCGCAATACAGCACGCCAGCACGATCGATTTGTCGAAAAGCCTGTTCATACGGGTATTGTACGCGAAGCCGCGCGTGGTGGAGGGACCGCCTGCGCAACTGTGACATTCCTCCCACGCGGCAAAGCGGCGTCGATCGCTCGCGCGAGCGGGGGTTTTCACCTCTGCCCCCTCGCACTCGTGACAAAGCTCACTGGCGCGCGCCGGCGGCTCCTGCGATGATGCAATCGTACCGGGCTGCAATCAACAGAAGGGCCGCCTCATGACAGACATCGTCCACGTCGAAAACCTCGTCAAGCGCTACGACGATCTTATCGCGCTCGACCACTTTAACCTGAGCATCGCCCCCGGCGAGATCTTTGGCCTGCTCGGACCCAACGGCTCGGGCAAGACCACGTCCATCAACTGTATTCTGCAGCTGCTCGCTTACGACAAGGGCACCATCGAGCTGTTCGGCGAGCCCATGACACCCGCCCGCTACGACCTCAAGCGCCGCATCGGCGTGGTGCCGCAGCAGGTGGCGGTATTCGACGAGCTCACGGTGCGCGAGAACATCGACTATTTCTGCAGCCTCTACGTCAACGACCGCAAGCGCCGCCGCGCGCTGGTGGACGAGGCGATCGACTTTGTCGGGCTGGGCGACTTTACCAAGTTCCGCCCCGGCAAGCTCTCGGGTGGCCTGGCGCGTCGCCTCAACATCGCCTGCGGTATCGCGCACAAGCCCGAGCTCATCTTTTTTGACGAGCCCACGGTGGCGGTCGACCCGCAGAGCCGCAACGCCATCCTGGAGGGCATCTGCCGCCTGCGCGACGAGGGCGCCACGGTGGCGTATACCAGCCATTACATGGAGGAAGTCGAGCAGATCTGCAGCCGCATCATGATCATGGACGGTGGGCGCGTGCTGGCACAGGGCACCAACGACGAGCTCAAGCGCATGATCCAGATGGGCGAGCGCGTGACCGTCGAGGTCGGCGCCGTCGAGCCCGTCACGGTCAAGCGGCTGCGCGCCCTCGAGCACGTGCTCAGCGTCGAGCTGTCCGGCGGCGAGCTCGTCTGCACCTGCGAGGCGAGCCCACACAATCTGGTTGACATCCTCGACACGCTGCGCGCCGCCGACGTGGCACTCGGCCGCGTGTGGAGCGAGCCGCCGACCCTCAACGACGTGTTTCTTGAGATCACCGGCCGCGAGCTGCGCGACTAGGGGGCGGCCATGTTCAACACCATTATCATTACGGTCAAGACGCTGCTGCGCCGGCCGAGCACGTGGGTTTGGGGCGCGATCTTTCCCATTGCGCTTTCAACGATGTTCATGTTTATGTTTGCGAACCTGAGCTCCGACGGCAAGGTCGACCCGGTGCCGGTAGCCGTCGTGGCTGACGAGGCCTGGGACGCCTCGACCTTTAAGGACGTGGCGACGTCGCTTGCCAAGGAAGGCGACGACCAGCTGCTCGAGATCCACGAGTGCGACGATGCAGCCGATGCGAACCGTGCGCTTAAGGCCGGCGAGGTCGCGGGCATCTATACGGTCGACGACGCGGGCACGCCCAACCTCACGCTGCTTTCGAGCTATGACAACTCGCGTGCGTCGTCGGTGCTCACCGACCGCAGCATTTTGGAGACGGTGGCAAGCTCGTATACGCAAAATGCCGAGCTCATGTCCCAGATTGCCCAGGACAACCCGGCGGCGCTCGCCGACCCGGAGGCGGTTGCGCGCGCCCTGTCGCTCGAGGGTGGCACCCGCCGCGTAAGCCTGACACGCACCACGCCCGATGGCACGGTCATTTACTACTACGCGCTCTTTGGCCTGGTCGCGATGATGTCTGCCGAGTTTGCCGCCTTGAGCGTCGTCGATCTGCAGCCCAATCTGTCGGGCCTTGGTGCGCGTCGCTGCGTGGGCGGTCTTTCCAAGACGACGTCGCTGGCCGGCATTTTTGTCGGCTCGTGGCTGGTCTCCTTTGCCTCGATGGCAATCGCGATCGGCTACGTGCGCCTGGTCGTGGGCGTCGACTTTGGCGGGCGCGAGGGGCTGTGTCTGGTGGGCGGTGCCGCCTCCGCGCTTGCCGCCACGGGCCTGGGACTCTTTGTGGGCACGCTTCCCGTTAAGGGCGGCAAGGCGTCCAAGTCCGGCATCCTTACGGGCTTTGCCACCACGTGCGCTTTGTTCGCCGGGCTCTACGGTGAACCGGCGATGGCGCTTGCCGATGACGTTGCCCGCGCCTGCCCGGCCGAATGCTGGCTCAACCCCGTCAAGCTCATCTGCGACATGTTCAACCGCCTGTATTTCTTTGAGGACTTGGGCCCCTTTGCCGTTCGCGCCGGCGCGCTGGTCCTTATGGCGCTGCTGTTCGTTGCCGCCGCCACGCTGATCTTTGGAAGGAGCCGCTATGAGCACCTTTAAGACCGCGCTTCGCATGGCGCTGGCGCACCCGTTCTACCTGCTCATCTACACGGTGTTCATCTCACTGATGGGCGTATTCATCGCGGCATCGGTGAGCTGGAACTCGTCGCAGCTTACCGAGTACAAGCCCTACGACACCAACGTGATCGTGGTCGACCGCGACGACAGCGACCTTTCGCGTGCGCTTACCAAGCATCTGGGTTCGCGTTTTGAGCTGGTCACGGGCATCGGCGACGATACATACGATCTTGCGGACGCGCTCTCCAAGAGCAATAGCGCCAAGGGTAGCGCCGACTGCGTGTTCTTTATCCCGGAGGGGTTTGAGGGTGACCTTGTTGCAGCCGCCCGCGCGGGGGAGTCTCTGCCCAAGCTCGATGTGACCTACGGCGCCGGTACCATGGCGGCAGCGCTTTCGTCTGCCGAGGCCTCGCGCTGGATCTCGCTCGCGGGCGCTGCGGCCGCACTTGAGCCCGCCGCCTCTAACGGTAGCGTCGCCAAGGCTGCCGAGCATGCGGCCGCGAAGCGCGCCAAGGTCGAGATCGAGCAGGTCAAGGTTGACTCGACAGCCGCCGCCACGCTCGAGTCGTATTTCAACTTTGGCGCGTACGCGATTATCTCGTCGGTCATCGTGTCGGTGGGATTGGTGTTCTCGGGCATGAACGAGCCCGAGCGCGTGCGCCGCATGGATGCCGGCCCGGTCTCCGAGCGCCAGCGTTCGCTCGCCGTGTTTGCGGCCGCTGCCGTGCTCACCGTCTGCATTTGGCTCGTGTCGAGCATGATGGGCGTCGTGGGCTTTGCCGGCGCGGTTGCCGAAGTCGGCGTGGGCCGTGTGTGCCTGGCGCTGGCGGCGACGTTTGCCCTGGCGTGCACGCCGCTGGCCGTTGGCTTTGCGCTTTCGAGCCTGGGTGCGCGCGAGGAGTTGCTCAACGGCGTGGGCAACCTGCTCGGCGTGCTCATGACGTTTTTGGGCGGCGCCTGGATGCCCCTGTCGCTGATGGGCCCGGCCGTGCAGACGGTGGCGCATTTTGTGCCGACATATTGGGTGAACGACGCGATCAGCAAGGCACTTGCCTCGGATTTGACGTCCGCCGTGCTGGGGGACATCGCCTGCGACCTGGGCGTCACGGCACTCTTCGCCGTGGCCATCGCCGCCGTAGGCCTCGCCCTCGCACGCACCAAATCCCGCGCCTAGCCACCTAGTCATTGGGTACTCATTGGGGACAGACTTAAATGAGTGGTTTCAGTCATTTAAGTCTGTCCCCAATGAGTACCCAATGACTGGTTTGGAAAAAATCGCGCACGTCGCTTAAAAATAGTTCGCCCAGGTTTACTATTACCCTAGAAAAGTAGCAGAAGGCTAACAACGGGGGATAGCATGGCAACGCGGGAAGCCTATGTCCAGGTCAAAGGGCTCAAGAAACACTACGGCGACGGTGACGCGCGTCTGACGGTACTCGATGGCATCGACACGTCCATCAACCGCGGAGAGGTCTGCGTCATGCTGGGGCCTTCGGGCTCGGGCAAGTCGACATTTCTTAATCTGATCGGCGGCCTGGAGGATGCCGACGCCGGCTCTATTCTGGTGGACGGCTGCGACCTCACGGTGCTCAAGCCTGCCGACCTGGGCGAGTATCGCCGCCGCGAGCTGGGCTTTGTCTTTCAGTTCTACAACCTGGTGCCCGACCTCACCATCAAGGAAAACATCGAGGTCACGGC
Proteins encoded:
- a CDS encoding transposase, translating into MSEATRTRTHAPEVRQRAVETLQEGVGHRALAAKLGIPQATARQWARAYAVGGADAVLNAGARHHTYSFDVKLAVVKDRLENGLTVREAMIKHGIPSESSVKAWCRQYRESGESALVDKPRGRKPRVKKAE
- a CDS encoding proton-conducting transporter membrane subunit is translated as MTLLYFLTLFPLVPALGMLLTRGDRARDAVGLIGSGIIMVVTVVVAVMFFGTGPQSFEVAPGTSHVLSVISSVIDVILCAVILYNAYKYRNALTTVLGIVQLVGSLVFAAMTLPAAEAVTATPLYLDYMSVIMVLAIGIVGSLICVYALGYMKDFQAHDEHEAALRRQTAPDRRPQFLALMFLFLSAMFVIVISDNLEWLFCGWEITTVCSFLMIGYTRTPEAIKNAFTQIILNMLGGIAFLVGLMYLHVNGMPLTISGMIELSGTGTAQSALLVMPVILLSLAALTKAAQMPFHTWLLGAMVAPTPTSALLHSSTMVKAGVFLMVKLSPLYAIYPVTGFMVTSVGAITFLLAALMAISQSNAKRVLAYSTISNLGLINACLGVGAPEAVWAAIFLILFHTVAKSLLFLCVGTAEHHIGSRDIEDMDGMFSRMPHLTRLMMLGIMGMFVAPFGMLVSKWGALVAFAQTGNVLMIMVLAFGSAATFYFWGKWLAKLSGVDPTAQNVEVNVHKTEWMALNTIAALLILCCVAFPVISSGLVSPYLAMVFGRVPYVIGKDAMYLMVVIVAFIAVVLLTSFRVSNKPHVNVYLSGVGTDNYRHFRGSMGREVKAEKRNWYSEDALGEKRIGPAGSVVCCAIILFALLCCAWIGPERLAMSAPSVLRGKYFEGSGVVGIFIGTVAFALIAPLVGGLIDGVDRKLSARMQGRVGPRLLQPFYDVAKLLRKAPASVNTMDDTYMACALIFTVVGGGIFVSGSNTLLCAFMVTLAAIFVVLASASTQSPFAQVGADRELLQVMSYEPAVLLMSVGLYLATDSFDSIAVTGQSAPIIVYSAPIFLALLAVLTIKLRKSPFDLSYSHHAHQEIVQGVATEMSGGTLAKMTLMHWCETVLFLMWVGMFFVWDNPVSWVVALVVMAATYFVEVLIDNTFARSTWRSCFKLGWGVALVFGLLNLMPILVDVFI
- the nuoB gene encoding NADH-quinone oxidoreductase subunit NuoB — its product is MDHKMSRSPWVIHYDGSSCNGCDIEVLASLTPLFDAERFGVVNTGNPKHADIFLVTGSVNAQNLPVVRQIYNQMLEPKCVVACGICACSGGVFRDAYNVIGGVDRAIPVDVYAPGCAIRPETVIDAIVEACGILDQKETVMRAGGDPLTVGGAATWDGGVELGEDGFVAAVAGTDGAGDAPVGKPAAPAAAKEAE
- a CDS encoding NADH-quinone oxidoreductase subunit C, yielding MQKAIYTTVGIDELLAHVQALKGAGARFVQMHAERCVDDGSYRLVYTFINVRAAQEQIARDGNYAIENLVVEGIDQYQEIPSISSYYPAVFPFENEAHDLFGLAVTDMQIDFKGFFYQVSTSEPMSVITPEVKAAREKAMKVRAAAEAKARKAAAEKAAAAAGEGAGGAAGAAAAQPAAAAGSDAQHDDAAAKAALKAAELEAKLAAMDPEKAAKVRAALAAKAARDKQKKEA
- a CDS encoding nickel-dependent hydrogenase large subunit translates to MAHRSVIPFGPQHPVLPEPLHLDLVIEDDRVIEAIPQIGFVHRGLEKLTEKRDMHQFGYIAERICGICAVGHSCGYASACERMLDIEVPGRVQYIRTILHELSRIHSHLLWLGLLADAFGFEALFYRSWTLREQILKIFESTCGGRVILSINEIGGLKHDIEDSELAGIVQTLDAMRPDYEALVHTFLDDDSCGERLHGVGVISKKDALDLSMVGPFGRASGVDYDVRMLGDGAYADLAAFEPVVAADGDCYARCQVRCAEVTQAMDIIKELVGKIPHDGIGGRTKLTPADGARGEVVIEQPRGEAYYYVRGNGTKNLDRFRVRTPTSQNLAGLTHALQGVLLANVPMIILTIDPCISCTER
- a CDS encoding 4Fe-4S dicluster domain-containing protein encodes the protein MSLLTFAKTALGSMVKQPVTVCYPQEKLTAPERLRGHIVNDMDVCICCGMCASRCPAGALAVDRKGGTWSIDPYACVVCGECIESCPKHCLSMDTARTPVAADKTPTVETKSE
- a CDS encoding response regulator transcription factor; protein product: MRLIVVDDDRLVVDSLKIILGAQPQIEVVGTGANGNDAVALYTEYSPDIALLDIQMPGRDGLSAAREILERDPAARVVFLTTFPDDEYIVSALKLGARGYLIKTDVAAIPPALAQVMDGKRVLEGKAIEDINFDGADVEAGATRRPAAFVSLTDREFEVAELIARGLDNKEIAATAYMGEGTVRNHISSILAKMGLRNRTQIAIAYLRG